Proteins co-encoded in one Pseudomonas beijingensis genomic window:
- a CDS encoding YbhB/YbcL family Raf kinase inhibitor-like protein codes for MTRLNIFTPWLAAVALVLCAQGAAQAEERFTLSIPGVSDDRLFTAAAASDANTCGGKNISPALSWNAGPPGTLSYAIVMLDPDGQRGQGVDHWIHYGIKATTRQIPAGAGTKSSLEGMSGINSKNTHGYIGPCPPIGDSAHHYLIQLFALDLPPEAFPAGLTRAQLMEKIKGHVLRNSSVVRRYHR; via the coding sequence ATGACCCGATTGAACATTTTCACCCCTTGGCTGGCGGCCGTCGCCCTGGTGCTTTGCGCACAAGGGGCTGCCCAGGCCGAGGAGCGTTTTACCCTCAGTATTCCCGGCGTGTCGGACGACCGCCTCTTCACCGCGGCGGCGGCCAGTGACGCCAACACCTGTGGTGGCAAGAACATTTCCCCGGCCTTGAGCTGGAACGCTGGCCCGCCTGGCACCCTCAGCTACGCCATCGTCATGTTGGACCCGGACGGCCAGAGGGGCCAGGGCGTCGACCACTGGATCCACTACGGCATCAAGGCCACCACCCGGCAGATTCCAGCGGGCGCCGGTACCAAATCCTCGCTGGAAGGCATGAGTGGCATCAACAGCAAGAACACCCACGGCTACATCGGCCCTTGCCCGCCCATCGGCGACAGCGCTCACCACTACCTGATCCAGCTCTTCGCCCTGGACCTGCCGCCGGAAGCCTTCCCCGCTGGCCTCACACGGGCCCAGCTGATGGAAAAAATCAAAGGCCACGTCCTGCGCAACAGCAGCGTCGTGCGCCGCTACCACCGCTGA